A region of Nostoc sp. 'Peltigera membranacea cyanobiont' N6 DNA encodes the following proteins:
- a CDS encoding DUF1574 family protein: MKTVLPDRQQSLVQWVSQATGINTFGVKVRLRGNDLHILCEGTECPQRWRTLSDLLQALQQTNLDILTNSEQTSIYQVFVYGRRKGEQRPKWCHRVYLNQIDKHLEQVEQALLADSEKSKQSGGALIVSNESLARQGNPEAIARYLSETLSTLGVSVQAKIKPYKSSKNSQPEENRLWIFCQSSYSPDASLLAEPIAQKLRYLKLSGYQDAVIVSQVRGETAPDWLLRVDLTPPEVMLKEWARWGDIQAIARLLTEVLSGLKVAVQASLKESTLHIFCTPAFDPLGTAPIPDKAACLKAIVPQLEAIAPQGILAATVYGQKAGDKQPTWIDWLALPATNHPAFATSPLDLANTGDEPAIIFLLERLLNPDLDWRLLTGGIRVLLLKKNDLLHILCDAPVCPGRQQVASKITQFIRHLKIPGIMGVRIYGRRAGNKEPFWHYGVDLQHRQRLVPEATPEFAATSKYVNDLVPSETSEPILRPDLTTEEVQSFVTEVARDWIATASATAKKFLLKSQLFTESDQPVEQNPDDQGLKIALVWGTLGLLLTLQTDWVLGRIIAQTTPSSPKVASVVPSSSSGQKTSLTSGKTQSQKTTFFSHTSKIKSPPNQSSVFNASEFTQSDDTPTKNLAAAPLKEKATATAILLAARSQMPSFNVRQLDEQLALYKQRLARTGTPPDVLIIGSSRALRGVDPAALSKALATQGYPNLDVFNFGINGATAQVVDFVIRHVLEPSELPKIIIWADGARAFNGGREDITFKSLAASAGYKQAFQKTPTTGSTNDLPEKENTVNSAEQKTNDEKQEVSTYQAVNQSLNQALASVSASYQNRDQIKSLLQKQLLILGRSQTVASEKQLTDGTSDESISQQAVDFDGFLPLSIRFNPARYYQKHSRVPGNYDNDYKSFQVEGQQDTAFQEVLQFTQSQKISLVFVNMPLTADYLDPVRKQYEQQFQQYMLRLATNPNFIYRDLSQKWPKANDYFSDPSHLNRFGAYEVSKKLANDPMIPWPVK; encoded by the coding sequence ATGAAAACAGTATTACCAGATCGCCAGCAATCCTTAGTGCAATGGGTAAGCCAAGCCACAGGGATCAACACTTTCGGGGTGAAAGTCCGGTTACGGGGAAATGACCTTCATATTCTTTGTGAAGGTACAGAATGTCCACAGCGTTGGCGTACTTTGTCTGATTTGCTGCAAGCACTACAGCAAACAAACTTAGATATCCTCACAAACAGCGAACAAACCTCAATATATCAAGTATTTGTCTATGGCCGAAGAAAAGGGGAACAGCGCCCCAAATGGTGCCATCGGGTTTACTTGAATCAAATAGATAAACATCTGGAGCAGGTGGAACAAGCCTTGCTAGCAGATTCAGAAAAATCAAAACAATCGGGTGGGGCGCTAATTGTCTCTAACGAAAGTTTGGCACGTCAAGGGAACCCAGAGGCGATCGCTCGATATCTCAGCGAAACTCTCAGTACGTTAGGTGTGTCAGTACAGGCAAAGATTAAGCCATATAAATCATCAAAGAACTCTCAGCCAGAAGAAAATCGCCTGTGGATATTTTGCCAGTCGAGCTATAGCCCCGATGCATCGTTGCTTGCTGAACCAATAGCACAGAAGTTGCGTTATCTCAAGCTTTCCGGCTACCAAGATGCCGTAATTGTTTCCCAGGTAAGGGGCGAAACTGCCCCGGATTGGCTGCTGCGTGTGGATTTAACGCCGCCAGAGGTAATGCTGAAAGAATGGGCGCGTTGGGGTGATATCCAAGCGATCGCCCGATTATTAACTGAGGTACTATCAGGATTAAAAGTTGCTGTCCAAGCTTCTCTGAAAGAATCAACACTACACATCTTTTGTACGCCAGCTTTTGATCCTTTAGGAACTGCGCCAATTCCAGACAAAGCAGCGTGCTTAAAGGCCATTGTCCCCCAGCTAGAAGCGATCGCCCCTCAAGGCATTCTTGCCGCCACCGTATACGGACAAAAAGCAGGCGACAAGCAACCCACTTGGATTGATTGGCTAGCTTTACCCGCCACAAACCATCCCGCCTTTGCCACATCCCCGCTAGATTTGGCAAATACTGGCGATGAACCAGCCATCATATTTTTACTGGAGCGTTTACTCAATCCTGACCTGGATTGGCGTTTATTGACAGGTGGAATTCGCGTCCTCCTGTTGAAAAAAAATGATTTACTGCATATTTTATGTGATGCGCCTGTTTGTCCAGGTCGTCAACAAGTAGCAAGTAAAATTACGCAGTTTATCCGCCATTTGAAAATTCCCGGTATTATGGGAGTACGTATCTACGGTCGCCGGGCTGGGAATAAGGAACCTTTTTGGCACTATGGTGTCGATCTCCAACATCGCCAACGTCTAGTACCAGAAGCAACCCCAGAATTCGCTGCTACTTCTAAATACGTTAATGATTTAGTACCCTCTGAGACTAGTGAGCCAATTTTGCGCCCCGACTTAACGACAGAAGAAGTTCAAAGTTTTGTAACAGAAGTAGCGCGAGATTGGATAGCAACGGCAAGTGCAACCGCGAAAAAATTCCTGTTAAAAAGCCAGCTATTTACCGAAAGCGACCAGCCAGTAGAACAAAACCCTGACGATCAAGGACTTAAGATTGCTTTAGTTTGGGGAACACTGGGATTATTACTCACCCTGCAAACTGATTGGGTGTTGGGTCGAATTATTGCACAAACTACGCCGAGTTCGCCAAAAGTAGCCAGTGTTGTGCCGTCATCATCTTCTGGGCAAAAGACATCTTTGACATCTGGGAAAACTCAGAGTCAGAAAACGACATTTTTTAGCCACACTTCTAAAATAAAATCTCCTCCAAATCAGAGTTCTGTATTTAATGCTTCGGAATTTACCCAAAGTGATGATACCCCGACAAAGAATTTGGCAGCCGCACCACTGAAAGAAAAAGCAACCGCAACAGCTATTCTTTTAGCAGCGCGATCGCAGATGCCAAGTTTCAATGTTAGACAGTTAGACGAACAACTAGCACTGTACAAACAGCGTTTGGCTAGAACAGGTACTCCGCCAGATGTATTAATTATTGGCTCCTCCCGCGCCCTCAGAGGAGTAGATCCGGCAGCGCTTTCTAAAGCTTTAGCAACTCAGGGCTATCCAAATCTTGACGTGTTTAACTTTGGCATCAACGGTGCTACCGCACAAGTTGTAGACTTTGTAATTCGCCACGTGCTGGAACCATCAGAACTACCCAAAATAATAATCTGGGCAGATGGTGCGCGTGCTTTCAACGGTGGACGCGAGGATATTACCTTTAAATCCCTTGCTGCATCAGCCGGTTATAAACAAGCATTTCAAAAAACACCAACAACTGGAAGTACCAATGATTTGCCAGAGAAAGAGAATACAGTAAATTCAGCAGAACAAAAAACCAACGATGAAAAACAAGAGGTCAGTACATATCAAGCTGTCAACCAGTCGTTAAATCAGGCTCTAGCATCTGTTTCTGCTAGCTATCAAAACCGCGACCAAATAAAAAGTCTACTGCAAAAACAATTGCTTATCCTTGGTCGAAGTCAGACAGTTGCATCAGAAAAACAGCTAACAGATGGGACTTCAGATGAGAGTATTTCTCAGCAGGCAGTTGACTTTGATGGCTTTCTACCTTTGTCTATTCGCTTCAATCCTGCTAGGTACTATCAAAAACATTCTAGAGTTCCTGGAAATTACGACAACGACTATAAATCTTTCCAAGTAGAAGGACAGCAAGATACTGCTTTCCAAGAAGTGCTTCAGTTTACCCAGTCTCAGAAAATTTCCTTAGTGTTTGTTAACATGCCTCTCACGGCAGATTATTTAGATCCAGTGCGTAAACAATATGAGCAACAATTTCAGCAATATATGTTGCGTTTAGCGACTAATCCCAACTTTATTTATCGAGATTTAAGCCAAAAGTGGCCAAAAGCAAATGACTACTTTTCCGATCCCAGCCATCTCAACCGTTTTGGCGCATACGAAGTCTCTAAAAAGCTGGCTAATGACCCGATGATTCCTTGGCCAGTGAAGTAA
- a CDS encoding MBOAT family O-acyltransferase encodes MNFISIFYGLFLLSVLGIYWSLAQQKLRLWTLLIASLVFYASLHIQYIPLLLALTFINFRVGLEIGKNTSPGKHSLDWQISNEEWQFAQGDWNRRRLKLLWLGITLNVLLLLTFKYLTPLFKFVFNIQTNSPDNSFKLIAPLGISFFTFECIAYLIDVYRGAPATEQFIKFATYKLFFAKLISGPITRYHNLANQFNTLDFPSADRVAEALWLIARGAVKKGIFADHLGIFVDLCFGNLQRAGSTDLWLAIFAYGLQLYLDFNGYVDIARGSALLFGLVLPENFDFPYFSTSIGEFWRRWHMTLGDWLRNYVYFPLGGSRRGLIRTCWNLFIVMLIAGIWHGASLGYVIWGIFHGLALVVHRLTDAMSDRFENLEHFWQNPLGIFVAWLLTQLMVFTSWIWFRLPNLQDSSLVIRHLLGYPADAQFAEKVYVEALNISQYQLTWVFLALAAMMAIVYTFNRMLKLEFSWPIKLVFVPLCFYAVWLLAPEGSLPYIYFDF; translated from the coding sequence ATGAACTTTATATCAATTTTCTATGGGCTGTTCTTGTTGAGTGTTTTAGGAATTTACTGGTCTTTAGCACAACAGAAATTGCGACTATGGACGTTGTTAATTGCTAGTTTGGTGTTTTACGCATCTTTGCACATCCAATACATACCATTACTATTAGCATTAACGTTTATTAATTTCCGTGTGGGACTGGAGATTGGAAAAAATACATCACCAGGAAAACATTCTCTTGACTGGCAAATTTCTAATGAAGAGTGGCAATTTGCTCAAGGTGACTGGAATCGTCGTCGTCTAAAACTTTTGTGGTTGGGTATAACTCTAAATGTTTTACTATTATTAACTTTTAAGTATCTAACCCCTTTATTCAAGTTTGTTTTCAATATCCAAACCAACTCACCGGATAATTCCTTTAAATTGATTGCACCTTTGGGAATTTCATTTTTCACCTTTGAATGCATTGCCTATTTAATCGATGTCTATCGCGGTGCCCCTGCTACTGAGCAGTTTATCAAATTTGCCACCTACAAATTATTCTTCGCCAAACTGATTTCCGGTCCGATTACGCGCTATCACAACTTAGCAAATCAATTCAATACCCTAGATTTTCCCAGTGCCGATAGAGTAGCAGAGGCGCTATGGTTAATTGCCAGAGGCGCAGTCAAAAAAGGTATTTTTGCAGACCACCTGGGAATTTTTGTCGATTTATGTTTTGGTAACTTACAACGGGCCGGTAGTACCGATCTCTGGTTAGCTATATTCGCCTACGGCTTGCAGTTATATCTAGATTTCAATGGTTACGTAGATATTGCCCGTGGGAGTGCCTTGCTTTTTGGCTTGGTTCTACCTGAGAATTTTGACTTTCCCTACTTCAGCACCAGTATTGGAGAATTTTGGCGGCGCTGGCACATGACTCTAGGAGATTGGCTGCGTAACTATGTCTACTTTCCTTTGGGTGGTTCCCGTCGGGGTTTAATCCGTACCTGCTGGAATTTATTTATTGTGATGCTAATCGCTGGTATCTGGCACGGGGCTTCTTTGGGTTATGTCATTTGGGGCATATTCCACGGGTTAGCTTTGGTGGTTCATCGCCTTACAGATGCGATGAGCGATCGCTTTGAAAATCTAGAACATTTCTGGCAAAATCCTCTAGGTATCTTTGTCGCTTGGTTATTGACTCAACTGATGGTTTTTACCTCTTGGATTTGGTTCCGTCTACCTAATCTCCAAGACTCTTCTTTAGTAATTCGACACCTTTTGGGTTATCCTGCTGACGCTCAGTTTGCCGAAAAAGTCTATGTAGAAGCCTTAAACATCAGTCAATACCAACTTACTTGGGTATTTCTAGCCTTAGCGGCCATGATGGCTATAGTCTATACCTTCAATAGAATGCTGAAGTTAGAGTTTAGCTGGCCTATTAAGCTTGTCTTTGTCCCTCTATGTTTCTACGCTGTTTGGTTATTAGCTCCTGAAGGTAGTTTGCCCTACATATACTTTGATTTTTAA
- the psbA gene encoding photosystem II q(b) protein — translation MTTTLQRRSGANVWDRFCEWITSTDNRIYIGWFGVLMIPTLLAATACFVIAFIAAPPVDIDGIREPVAGSLIYGNNIISGAVVPSSNAIGLHFYPIWEAASLDEWLYNGGPYQLVVFHFLIGCACYLGRQWELSYRLGMRPWICVAYSAPLASATAVFLIYPIGQGSFSDGMPLGISGTFNFMIVFQAEHNILMHPFHMLGVAGVFGGSLFSAMHGSLVTSSLVRETTETESLNYGYKFGQEEETYNIVAAHGYFGRLIFQYASFNNSRSLHFFLAAWPVVGIWFTALGISTMAFNLNGFNFNQSIIDSQGRVISTWADVINRANLGMEVMHERNAHNFPLDLAAGEVTPVAMTAPAING, via the coding sequence ATGACCACAACCTTACAACGGCGCTCTGGCGCTAACGTATGGGATCGCTTTTGCGAGTGGATCACCAGCACCGACAACCGTATATATATCGGTTGGTTTGGTGTTCTAATGATCCCAACCCTACTAGCTGCTACTGCCTGCTTCGTAATTGCCTTCATCGCAGCACCTCCAGTAGACATTGATGGTATCCGCGAACCAGTCGCAGGTTCCTTGATCTACGGGAACAATATCATCTCTGGTGCAGTAGTACCTTCCTCCAACGCTATCGGTTTGCACTTCTACCCAATTTGGGAAGCTGCTTCCTTAGATGAGTGGTTGTACAACGGTGGTCCTTACCAGTTGGTAGTTTTCCACTTCTTGATCGGTTGCGCTTGCTACCTCGGTCGTCAGTGGGAACTTTCTTACCGCTTGGGTATGCGTCCTTGGATATGTGTAGCTTACAGCGCACCTTTGGCTTCCGCTACCGCAGTATTCTTGATCTACCCCATCGGTCAAGGTTCTTTCTCTGATGGTATGCCTTTGGGTATCTCTGGAACCTTCAACTTCATGATTGTGTTCCAAGCAGAACACAACATCTTGATGCACCCCTTCCACATGTTAGGTGTGGCTGGTGTATTCGGCGGTTCCTTGTTCTCTGCAATGCACGGTTCTCTAGTAACTTCTTCATTGGTGCGTGAAACCACCGAAACCGAATCTCTTAACTACGGTTACAAGTTCGGTCAAGAAGAAGAAACCTACAACATCGTTGCAGCCCACGGTTACTTCGGTCGTTTGATCTTCCAATACGCTTCCTTCAACAACAGCCGTTCGCTGCACTTCTTCCTCGCAGCTTGGCCTGTCGTCGGTATCTGGTTCACCGCTTTGGGTATCAGCACGATGGCGTTCAACCTGAACGGATTCAACTTCAACCAATCAATCATTGACTCCCAAGGTCGCGTTATCAGCACCTGGGCAGACGTAATCAACCGCGCTAACTTGGGTATGGAAGTAATGCACGAGCGTAACGCTCACAACTTCCCCCTAGACTTAGCTGCTGGTGAAGTTACTCCTGTAGCAATGACTGCTCCTGCTATCAACGGTTAA